A region from the Pelobates fuscus isolate aPelFus1 chromosome 1, aPelFus1.pri, whole genome shotgun sequence genome encodes:
- the LOC134585952 gene encoding olfactory receptor 52D1-like, which yields MAMYNSSFSHPFMLTMSFGELTLMKYLYSIIVFLGYMFMLLCNGVVITAIALNKRLHEPMYIFLSVMCINGIYGCTAFYPALFVHLLSKTQTISYIGCLVQAFCIHTYVGCEMAILTVMAFDRYVCICNPLRYNSIMSLSTVYKLIFGVWFYCIILIGIHFMLTIKLSLCDSILLKIYCDNWSIVRLSCSDTTINNAFGLLISLIFIVVMPIFIVASYVMILKASLKASKDFRAKALQTCTPHLVTISNFILDLFFDLFLYRSIPTSVPYELRVVMSVQIIVISPFLNPVIYGIKMKDIRERVIQLFYLKR from the coding sequence ATGGCAATGTACAACTCATCGTTCTCGCACCCATTTATGCTAACAATGTCATTTGGGGAGCTGACATTGATGAAATATCTTTACAGCATCATAGTTTTTCTTGGTTATATGTTTATGCTCTTATGTAATGGCGTTGTCATCACCGCCATAGCACTCAACAAACGTTTACATGAGCCAATGTATATATTTCTGTCTGTCATGTGTATAAATGGGATATACGGTTGTACTGCATTTTATCCAGCTCTGTTTGTGCATCTACTCAGTAAAACTCAAACAATTTCTTATATCGGCTGTTTGGTTCAAGCATTTTGCATCCACACATACGTAGGATGTGAGATGGCAATTTTGACAGTTATGGCGTTTGATCGTTATGTATGCATCTGCAATCCTCTCAGATATAATAGCATCATGTCTTTAAGCACCGTCTACAAGTTGATCTTCGGAGTGTGGTTTTATTGCATCATCCTAATTGGTATACACTTTATGTTGACAATTAAACTTTCTTTATGTGATTCAATTTTACTGAAGATATATTGTGACAACTGGTCTATAGTTAGACTGTCCTGTAGTGATACGACAATAAATAATGCCTTTGGATTATTAATCTCATTAATATTTATTGTAGTTATGCCTATTTTCATAGTAGCCTCATATGTTATGATTTTGAAAGCGAGTTTGAAAGCCTCAAAGGACTTCAGAGCCAAAGCTTTGCAGACCTGCACCCCTCATTTGGTAACAATTTCTAACTTTATCCTGGATCTGTTTTTTGATCTCTTTCTCTACCGTTCTATTCCAACTAGCGTTCCTTATGAGCTGAGGGTGGTCATGTCAGTGCAAATCATTGTAATTTCACCATTTCTCAACCCTGTGATCTATGGAATTAAAATGAAGGATATTCGAGAACGAGTCATTCAGCTCTTTTATTTGAAAAGGTAA